In Abditibacteriaceae bacterium, one DNA window encodes the following:
- a CDS encoding cytochrome c oxidase subunit 3 family protein, with protein MATEIAVNDKGVASGSLTAGDQPERDPHTVDHEHPHWLMHHFDDLTQQRETITMGMWAFLVTEIMMFGALFFVYSLYRFKYHDAYAAGSHLLDWKLGTLNTCVLLFSSLTMALAVHAAQLRQKKRLLTFLMLTTILGVMFLGIKAVEWIKDYHEGIIPGKFWGPTPETLSHLAPELLAKLNLDNLQLFFIIYFSMTGLHAIHMIIGLGILVYYMMLARKGAFSEGNDQPVELFGLYWHFVDVVWVFLFPLLYLTGGIVLGHVAGGGGH; from the coding sequence ATGGCGACTGAAATCGCGGTTAACGATAAAGGTGTCGCGTCGGGCAGCCTGACAGCGGGCGATCAGCCCGAGCGTGACCCACACACGGTCGATCATGAGCATCCGCACTGGCTGATGCATCACTTCGACGATCTGACACAACAGCGCGAAACCATCACGATGGGAATGTGGGCGTTTCTTGTCACCGAAATCATGATGTTCGGTGCGCTGTTCTTCGTTTACTCGCTGTATCGCTTTAAGTATCACGATGCTTACGCGGCGGGCAGTCACTTGCTCGATTGGAAACTGGGTACGCTCAACACTTGCGTGCTGCTGTTTTCGAGCTTGACGATGGCACTTGCGGTTCATGCCGCTCAGCTCCGCCAGAAGAAACGCTTGCTGACGTTCTTGATGCTCACTACCATTCTTGGCGTCATGTTCCTTGGTATCAAAGCGGTCGAATGGATAAAGGATTATCACGAAGGCATTATTCCTGGAAAGTTCTGGGGACCGACGCCGGAAACGCTGAGTCATCTTGCCCCAGAGTTGCTGGCAAAACTCAACCTCGATAACTTGCAGTTGTTCTTCATCATTTACTTCTCGATGACAGGCCTTCATGCGATTCACATGATTATCGGCCTGGGCATTCTGGTGTATTACATGATGTTGGCGCGCAAAGGCGCGTTCTCGGAAGGCAACGATCAGCCGGTTGAACTCTTTGGCTTGTACTGGCACTTTGTTGACGTGGTCTGGGTTTTCCTCTTCCCATTGCTTTATCTCACCGGTGGCATCGTGCTTGGTCATGTTGCAGGTGGCGGCGGACACTGA
- a CDS encoding cytochrome C oxidase subunit IV family protein, giving the protein MANNSVEQLGQDLLARNKQGPSDVDSHHANHGEHHVVPISLYLKVFAALMFLLFLTVGAAFIPASILEIWGPLNVMIAMTIAIVKAVLIFWFFMHLKWSNKVVWLFAGSGFMWLVIMFMLTYADYLTRTWGHTPGP; this is encoded by the coding sequence ATGGCAAACAATTCTGTTGAACAATTGGGGCAGGACCTCCTTGCGCGCAACAAGCAAGGCCCAAGCGATGTCGATTCGCATCACGCCAATCACGGTGAGCACCATGTCGTGCCCATCTCGCTTTACCTGAAAGTCTTCGCGGCGCTGATGTTTTTGCTGTTCCTCACCGTGGGAGCCGCCTTTATTCCCGCGAGCATCCTGGAAATCTGGGGGCCGCTCAACGTGATGATTGCGATGACGATTGCAATTGTCAAAGCGGTCTTGATTTTCTGGTTTTTCATGCACCTGAAATGGAGCAACAAAGTCGTGTGGCTGTTCGCGGGTTCGGGCTTTATGTGGCTGGTCATTATGTTCATGCTGACCTATGCCGATTACCTGACGCGCACCTGGGGCCACACCCCCGGGCCATAA
- a CDS encoding DNA topoisomerase IB, producing the protein MPTKNLPQSAATATKPDPIESAREAGLRYVMDDRPGIRRMKSGSGFRYVAPDGSPVRDEKTLARIKALAIPPAYKDVWVCPFANGHLQATGIDERGRKQYRYHAKWREARDENKYARMMAFGAALPKIRAATQKHLALAGMPREKVLATIVQLLEKTLIRVGNEEYARTNKSHGLTTMRNRHVAVEGSHVTFSFKGKSGVRHAIELQDRRLARVLTKLTDLPGQELFQYLDENGATHSIGSADVNAYLKEISGEEFTAKDFRTWAGTILAALALQELESFDSPTQAQRNVVAAIENVAKKLGNTPSVCRKCYVHPAILDSYIDGSLVETLQQRATDATKAWKELQPEEAAVMSLLHARLEAMK; encoded by the coding sequence GTGCCCACAAAAAACCTTCCGCAATCTGCCGCGACCGCAACCAAACCCGACCCGATTGAATCGGCCCGCGAGGCCGGTTTGCGCTACGTCATGGACGACCGGCCTGGAATCCGACGTATGAAAAGTGGCAGCGGTTTTCGCTACGTCGCGCCCGATGGTTCGCCTGTGCGCGACGAGAAAACGCTGGCGCGCATCAAAGCATTGGCGATTCCGCCTGCCTATAAAGATGTGTGGGTTTGCCCGTTCGCCAACGGCCATTTGCAAGCGACCGGCATCGACGAGCGCGGGCGCAAGCAATATCGCTATCACGCGAAATGGCGCGAGGCCCGCGACGAAAACAAATACGCACGCATGATGGCCTTTGGCGCGGCGTTGCCGAAGATTCGGGCGGCGACGCAGAAGCACCTGGCACTTGCTGGAATGCCGCGCGAAAAAGTGCTCGCGACGATTGTGCAGCTTCTCGAAAAAACTCTGATTCGCGTCGGCAACGAAGAGTATGCGCGCACCAATAAATCGCATGGCTTGACGACGATGCGAAACCGTCATGTCGCGGTTGAAGGCTCGCACGTTACGTTTTCGTTCAAGGGCAAAAGTGGCGTGCGCCACGCGATTGAACTCCAAGACCGCCGCCTCGCGCGCGTGCTGACAAAGCTCACCGATTTACCCGGACAGGAACTGTTTCAGTATCTCGACGAAAATGGCGCGACGCATTCCATTGGTTCGGCAGATGTGAACGCGTATCTCAAGGAAATTTCCGGCGAAGAGTTCACTGCGAAAGATTTTCGCACCTGGGCTGGAACGATTTTGGCGGCGCTTGCGCTGCAAGAGTTGGAATCGTTCGATTCACCCACACAGGCCCAACGCAACGTCGTCGCGGCGATTGAGAACGTCGCAAAAAAACTCGGCAACACGCCATCGGTTTGTCGCAAGTGCTATGTCCATCCGGCGATTCTCGATTCGTATATCGATGGCTCGCTCGTCGAAACGCTGCAACAGCGCGCGACGGATGCAACAAAGGCGTGGAAAGAATTACAGCCCGAAGAAGCCGCCGTGATGAGCTTGCTGCACGCGCGTTTGGAAGCGATGAAATAA
- the nth gene encoding endonuclease III codes for MKEPFDIDEAFVRLREAVKPFPKAGLFELRDDGFDSPFEQLVACILSIRTRDEDAVPAARNLFALARSPEEIAVLEIEQMVPAIAKCSWPESKAAQIRDIARQVQAEFDGELPCDYDTLVSLRGVGPKCAGLTLGIACNQPRIGVDIHVHRVTNRTTRCDTKTPEQTLKFLEGWLPKEYWVEINELMVPFGKHICTGNLPKCSTCPLLSMCPQFEVTKHR; via the coding sequence ATGAAAGAACCTTTTGATATCGACGAAGCCTTTGTGCGCTTGCGTGAAGCAGTAAAACCCTTTCCGAAAGCGGGTTTATTCGAGCTGCGCGATGATGGCTTCGATTCGCCGTTCGAGCAACTCGTCGCGTGTATTTTGTCCATTCGCACGCGCGATGAAGACGCGGTCCCTGCCGCGCGAAACCTGTTTGCTCTCGCGCGTTCGCCAGAAGAAATCGCGGTGTTAGAAATCGAGCAAATGGTTCCAGCTATTGCGAAATGCTCATGGCCCGAAAGCAAGGCCGCCCAAATCCGCGACATTGCGCGGCAAGTGCAAGCAGAATTCGATGGAGAATTGCCCTGCGATTATGACACGCTTGTCTCTCTGCGTGGCGTTGGGCCGAAGTGCGCGGGCTTAACGCTGGGAATTGCGTGCAACCAGCCGCGCATCGGTGTTGATATTCATGTACATCGCGTGACTAATAGGACGACACGTTGTGACACCAAAACTCCTGAGCAAACCCTGAAGTTTCTTGAGGGTTGGCTGCCTAAAGAGTATTGGGTCGAGATTAATGAATTGATGGTTCCATTTGGAAAGCATATTTGTACGGGTAACCTGCCGAAGTGCTCGACCTGCCCGCTGCTGAGTATGTGCCCGCAATTCGAAGTGACGAAGCACCGTTAG
- a CDS encoding helix-turn-helix transcriptional regulator, giving the protein MAKQEITAEQKRIGDYLAHIRVNAGLTQKEASERAGMGTPVSLSLLERGVRSPSYKTLVKLSNVYPVPLEEMCEAVGINVPAERVLAVRHRPSMGTITATDHNADLLDAAMEFIKRDRTFQMPPFLPETPREKALVVSMYQQLHPRILMTDEELKNLLEIM; this is encoded by the coding sequence ATGGCAAAACAGGAAATTACAGCGGAGCAGAAGCGCATCGGTGACTATCTCGCCCATATCCGTGTAAACGCAGGACTGACACAAAAAGAAGCATCCGAGCGCGCAGGGATGGGTACGCCTGTTTCGCTATCTTTGCTGGAGCGTGGCGTGCGATCCCCTTCGTATAAAACGCTGGTGAAATTGTCGAATGTGTATCCAGTGCCCTTAGAGGAAATGTGTGAGGCTGTCGGGATCAACGTCCCTGCCGAGCGAGTCCTGGCGGTACGACATAGGCCATCAATGGGGACAATAACCGCCACCGATCATAATGCCGATCTGCTGGATGCTGCGATGGAATTCATCAAGCGCGACCGTACTTTTCAAATGCCGCCATTCCTACCAGAGACTCCGCGAGAGAAGGCACTGGTCGTATCCATGTACCAGCAACTGCATCCTCGCATCCTGATGACCGATGAGGAATTGAAAAATTTGCTGGAAATAATGTAA
- a CDS encoding DNA cytosine methyltransferase, with protein sequence MMKTSARPTTVSLFCGCGGFDYGFSQEGFQTIAAYDIDPSAIRVHRNNLGSSAEVCDLSLGKLPSSLPRSVDVMLAGPPCQGFSTAGKRELNDPRNSLLIACGLLAVRIQPKVAVIENVAGVTAGKHVQYWNVLQTILRDSGYQTTDLLCTGTEMGVAQTRKRRVMVAWKGKIAPHFEIPKITGGVLQDALANVSALLPDHDAKMLEPGSESGQIASRIQAGQKLSNVRGGSRAVPTWSIPEVFGCTTAAERTVLKSIQALRRRYRTRPTGDADPVDVSILIKEHGTSVTSILNSLHKKGYVKKLGECYDLVNSFNGKFRRLEWDQPSFTVDTRFGQPRYFLHPTENRGFTVREAARIQGFADTFTFGMSDTNAYRLIGNAVPPPMARCLARMIRNTLL encoded by the coding sequence ATGATGAAAACCTCTGCAAGACCGACCACTGTCAGCCTGTTTTGTGGCTGCGGAGGTTTCGACTACGGCTTTTCGCAAGAAGGGTTCCAAACAATCGCTGCCTATGATATCGATCCGTCTGCAATTAGAGTGCACCGGAATAATCTTGGTTCTTCTGCAGAAGTATGTGACCTATCCCTAGGAAAATTACCAAGCTCGCTACCGCGAAGCGTCGATGTAATGTTGGCGGGCCCGCCTTGCCAAGGCTTTTCTACCGCTGGAAAAAGAGAGCTGAACGACCCGCGCAATAGCTTGCTCATAGCATGTGGCCTACTCGCTGTAAGGATCCAACCCAAGGTTGCTGTGATAGAAAATGTTGCTGGTGTGACGGCAGGAAAACACGTTCAATATTGGAATGTTCTACAAACCATTCTTAGGGACTCCGGCTATCAAACCACAGATCTTCTTTGCACAGGAACCGAAATGGGAGTCGCGCAAACGCGCAAACGGCGTGTAATGGTGGCTTGGAAAGGAAAAATAGCACCACATTTTGAAATTCCTAAGATAACGGGCGGCGTTCTGCAAGATGCTCTAGCAAACGTTAGCGCTCTATTACCGGACCATGACGCCAAAATGTTAGAACCCGGAAGCGAATCAGGACAAATTGCATCACGGATACAAGCTGGGCAAAAATTAAGTAATGTGCGTGGCGGAAGTAGAGCAGTACCAACATGGAGCATTCCAGAAGTTTTTGGGTGCACGACCGCTGCAGAACGTACAGTTTTAAAGAGCATCCAGGCTCTTAGACGCCGCTATCGCACTCGGCCAACTGGAGACGCAGACCCCGTTGATGTGTCCATATTAATCAAGGAACATGGGACATCAGTTACATCCATTCTTAATTCCCTACACAAGAAAGGTTATGTTAAAAAATTGGGGGAATGCTACGATTTGGTTAATAGCTTTAACGGGAAGTTCCGCAGGTTGGAATGGGATCAGCCATCATTTACTGTTGACACTCGTTTCGGCCAACCCAGGTATTTCCTACATCCAACCGAGAACAGAGGATTTACAGTTAGAGAAGCGGCGCGCATTCAAGGCTTTGCAGATACATTTACATTTGGTATGAGCGACACCAACGCTTACCGTCTTATTGGCAACGCTGTCCCGCCTCCCATGGCCAGATGTTTAGCACGAATGATACGCAACACACTTCTATAA